A window from Bufo bufo chromosome 1, aBufBuf1.1, whole genome shotgun sequence encodes these proteins:
- the LOC120986518 gene encoding histidine N-acetyltransferase-like, translated as MSVPTSVPNIDFSPATAEDYEELMSISNGLYNGVDYVPVKYHTWLKEPQRRMFVARCEGKVVGFESFIVVDDGTTAVVEDLRVAAEIRRRGVGGVIERFCWDVICSDHPEVKRVRFSRSENPHALSVKTCKMITCKAVIPVLVSADQLEAKLRLLESRVNNEDRSKKLSVLGPEEILRFFEESKTREQLLPGGLLVQGWLPIATQKSNLDLLLKREIVWIYSHPEDSSDSASSFKVTPGSDGSHASPEGFLSLGSQPHPVPIADRAHYIDIDLFGNDPSCAKVHVLEQLKIGVKGLPAGSGIIFVLYAEESLRTELVQLCEGLNIYYCIREQIIFEKEIRSD; from the exons ATGTCGGTTCCGACTTCAGTTCCAAATATAGATTTTTCGCCTGCAACGGCAGAAGACTATGAAGAACTGATGTCTATCTCTAATGGGTTATACAATGGAGTAGACTATGTGCCTGTGAAGTACCATACATGGCTGAAGGAACCCCAGAGAAGAATGTTCGTGGCCAGGTGTGAAGGGAAAGTG GTGGGCTTTGAGTCATTCATAGTGGTTGATGATGGAACTACTGCTGTAGTGGAAGATCTTCGTGTAGCCGCCGAGATAAGAAGACGTGGAGTGGGTGGAGTGATTGAGAGGTTTTGCTGGGATGTTATATGTTCTGACCACCCGGAGGTTAAAAGAGTTAGATTCTCTCGATCTGAGAATCCACACGCTCTTAGTGTGAAAACATGCAAAATGATCACCTGTAAG GCAGTGATACCTGTACTTGTTTCTGCTGACCAGTTGGAAGCAAAACTCAGGCTACTGGAGTCTCGAGTAAATaatgaagacagatccaaaaagCTATCTGTTCTGGGACCAGAGGAAATTCTCAGATTCTTTGAGGAGTCCAAGACAAGAGAGCAATTGCTTCCTGGTGGATTGCTAGTTCAAGGTTGGCTTCCTATTGCCACTCAGAAGTCCAACCTAGATCTTCTACTGAAACGAGAGATTGTCTGGATATATTCACATCCTGAGGATTCTAGTGACTCTGCATCTTCTTTCAAGGTCACACCTGGCAGTGATGGCTCCCATGCCTCTCCAGAAGGATTTCTTAGCCTTGGTTCTCAACCACATCCAGTGCCTATTGCAGACAGAGCACACTATATAGATATTGACCTGTTTGGAAATGATCCATCTTGTGCTAAGGTCCATGTTCTAGAGCAGTTGAAAATCGGAGTAAAAGGATTGCCGGCAGGGAGTGGTATAATATTTGTCCTATATGCAGAGGAGAGTCTCCGGACTGAGCTTGTCCAACTGTGTGAAGGGTTGAATATATACTATTGTATTAGGGAGCAGATTATTTTTGAAAAAGAGATCAGGTCTGATTGA